A stretch of Corallococcus macrosporus DNA encodes these proteins:
- a CDS encoding DUF1285 domain-containing protein has protein sequence MQPPTGQPPPGKRWHTREDSGIRLDATLRWWHDDEPIEHPKIIELFNASLVLDDDGRYQLRIAPDWCYVQVEDAAYEVRTVDVTPDERVSLRLSDRTAEALDLGTLQLTPDGVLTCRVKQGRAKARFSRDAQYQFGELLEEGPEGHLVLRAGQRQWEVPLSLDALQAAL, from the coding sequence ATGCAACCTCCTACCGGTCAGCCCCCTCCAGGCAAGCGTTGGCACACCCGTGAGGACAGCGGCATCCGGCTGGATGCGACGTTGCGCTGGTGGCACGACGACGAGCCCATCGAGCATCCGAAGATCATCGAGCTCTTCAACGCCTCGCTGGTCCTGGACGACGATGGGCGCTACCAGCTCCGCATCGCCCCGGACTGGTGCTACGTCCAGGTGGAGGACGCGGCGTATGAAGTGCGCACCGTGGACGTCACGCCGGACGAGCGCGTGTCCCTGCGCCTGAGCGACCGGACGGCGGAGGCCCTGGACCTGGGAACGCTCCAGCTCACGCCGGACGGAGTCCTCACCTGCCGCGTGAAGCAGGGCAGGGCGAAGGCCCGCTTCTCTCGTGATGCGCAGTACCAGTTCGGTGAGCTGCTGGAAGAGGGCCCGGAAGGGCACCTGGTGCTGCGCGCGGGCCAACGCCAATGGGAGGTCCCCCTCTCGCTGGATGCACTCCAGGCCGCGCTCTAG
- a CDS encoding FAD-dependent oxidoreductase, whose product MNTTRENLPHVVILGGGFGGLYAARYLRKAGVRVTMVDRHNHHLFQPLLYQVATATLSPSDIAAPLRAMLGRNHVQVLLAEVTGVDTEHKRVLLADGELAYDFLIVATGATHSYFGNDAWSRHSMGLKTVEDALEIRRRVLLAFEQAEREPDPERRRALLTFAIIGAGPTGVELAGALAEISRNSLSGDFQNIDPRDARVILIEGMDRVLPTYPENLSGEARGVLEKLGVEVRTGTRVTNIDAAGVDMGTEHLAARTVLWAAGVEASPVARSLGVTLDRAGRVPVTPELTVPGHPDIFVVGDLALVKQDDGSAVPGVAPAAMQEGKHAVLNLRRQLAGQPMQPFRYWDRGTYAVIGRGHAVGVAFRRVKQSGFIAWLAWLFIHITFLIGFRSKLAVLLNWAYSYLTFGRSARIITGPAPRLDERGVHPLPAGDGSARVGREVVAPAVLGRLVPDRRGEG is encoded by the coding sequence GTGAATACGACCCGTGAGAACCTTCCCCATGTGGTCATCCTGGGAGGCGGCTTCGGCGGCCTCTACGCGGCTCGGTACCTGCGAAAGGCAGGGGTTCGCGTCACGATGGTGGACCGTCACAACCACCACCTCTTCCAGCCCCTGCTGTATCAGGTGGCCACGGCGACGCTCAGCCCCAGCGACATCGCCGCGCCGCTGCGGGCAATGCTCGGACGCAATCACGTCCAGGTGCTGCTCGCGGAAGTGACGGGCGTGGACACCGAGCACAAGCGCGTCCTCCTGGCGGACGGCGAGCTGGCGTATGACTTCCTCATCGTGGCCACCGGTGCGACGCACTCGTACTTCGGCAACGACGCCTGGTCGCGGCACTCGATGGGGTTGAAGACCGTCGAGGACGCCCTGGAGATCCGCCGCCGCGTGCTGCTCGCCTTCGAGCAGGCCGAGCGCGAACCGGATCCCGAGCGCCGCCGCGCGTTGCTCACCTTCGCCATCATCGGCGCGGGCCCCACGGGCGTGGAGCTGGCGGGAGCCCTGGCGGAGATCAGCCGCAATTCATTGTCGGGGGACTTCCAGAACATCGACCCCCGGGATGCGCGCGTCATCCTCATCGAGGGCATGGACCGCGTGCTTCCCACCTATCCCGAGAACCTCTCGGGCGAGGCCCGCGGGGTGCTGGAAAAACTCGGCGTCGAGGTCCGCACGGGCACCCGGGTGACGAACATCGACGCGGCCGGCGTGGACATGGGCACCGAGCATCTGGCGGCCCGCACGGTGCTCTGGGCCGCGGGCGTGGAGGCCTCGCCCGTGGCCCGTTCGCTCGGCGTGACGCTGGACAGGGCAGGTCGCGTCCCGGTGACGCCCGAGCTCACCGTGCCCGGGCATCCCGACATCTTCGTCGTGGGCGACCTCGCGCTCGTGAAGCAGGACGACGGCAGCGCGGTCCCGGGCGTGGCGCCCGCGGCGATGCAGGAGGGCAAGCACGCGGTGCTCAACCTCCGCCGCCAGCTCGCGGGTCAGCCCATGCAGCCCTTCCGCTACTGGGACCGGGGAACCTACGCCGTCATTGGCAGAGGCCATGCCGTGGGCGTGGCCTTCCGCCGCGTCAAGCAGTCCGGCTTCATCGCCTGGCTGGCCTGGCTCTTCATCCACATCACCTTCCTCATCGGCTTCCGCAGCAAGCTGGCCGTGCTGCTCAACTGGGCGTACTCGTACCTGACGTTCGGCAGGTCGGCGCGCATCATCACGGGCCCCGCGCCCCGCCTGGATGAGCGGGGCGTGCATCCCCTGCCCGCCGGGGACGGGTCAGCTCGGGTAGGGCGGGAAGTCGTGGCTCCCGCCGTTCTCGGAAGGCTGGTGCCTGACAGGCGAGGGGAGGGGTGA
- a CDS encoding YifB family Mg chelatase-like AAA ATPase: MLARVRSGALMGIDAVVVECEVDMALGLPYFNVVGLPEGAARESKVRVVSALKNAGFDLPQKRITVNLAPAEIRKEGAAFELPIALGVLAAAKLMEEEPLGHYLFGGELSLDGSIKPIKGVLPLAVAARNGGYRGIMVPAANAAEGALVEGIQVLPVAHLREAVGHLTGEAPLTPLARTGTTQGGRRLETADMADVRGQPELKLALELAAAGGHNLLMAGPPGSGKTMLARRLPGILPEMTFDEALEVTKVYSIQGLLGDEQALVRERPFRSPHHTLSDAGLVGGGPMARPGELSLAHHGVLFLDELPEFRKNVLEVLRQPLEEGVIHLARATQHITYPCRVMLVAAMNPCPCGYFNVPGHKCTCREHRVFDYHTRISGPLLDRIDITVQTRPVEYHHLAAKTPEQPSQYYRERVQAARERQRVRFQDMPGVHCNAQMPSHLLRRFCALSPKAEKELKKAVQQHGLSARAHDRILKLARTRADLEDHARIEDVDLLLAVDCRMLDRRGWLQTNTQGAASSPLPSPVRHQPSENGGSHDFPPYPS, translated from the coding sequence ATGCTGGCGAGGGTGCGGTCAGGGGCGTTGATGGGCATCGACGCGGTGGTGGTGGAGTGCGAGGTCGACATGGCGCTCGGCCTCCCCTACTTCAACGTCGTGGGGTTGCCGGAAGGCGCGGCGCGTGAGTCGAAGGTACGGGTGGTCTCCGCGCTGAAGAACGCCGGGTTCGACCTTCCGCAGAAGCGGATCACCGTCAACCTGGCTCCCGCGGAGATCCGCAAGGAGGGGGCGGCGTTCGAGCTGCCCATCGCCCTGGGTGTCCTTGCCGCGGCGAAGTTGATGGAGGAGGAGCCGCTCGGGCACTACCTCTTTGGCGGAGAGCTGTCGTTGGACGGCTCCATCAAGCCCATCAAGGGCGTGCTGCCCCTGGCCGTGGCGGCCCGGAACGGCGGCTATCGAGGAATCATGGTGCCGGCCGCGAACGCAGCGGAGGGGGCACTGGTGGAGGGGATCCAGGTGCTGCCGGTGGCCCACCTGCGAGAGGCGGTGGGGCACCTCACGGGCGAAGCGCCCCTGACGCCGCTGGCACGCACGGGGACAACGCAGGGGGGTCGTCGCCTGGAAACCGCGGACATGGCCGACGTGCGCGGACAGCCGGAGCTGAAGCTGGCGTTGGAGCTGGCGGCGGCCGGTGGCCACAACCTCTTGATGGCCGGGCCTCCGGGCTCAGGCAAGACGATGCTGGCGCGGCGGCTGCCAGGCATCCTGCCGGAGATGACGTTCGATGAGGCCCTGGAGGTGACGAAGGTCTACTCCATCCAGGGATTGCTGGGAGACGAGCAGGCGCTGGTGCGGGAGCGGCCGTTCCGCTCGCCTCACCACACGCTGTCCGACGCGGGCCTCGTGGGGGGAGGCCCCATGGCGCGGCCGGGCGAGTTGTCCCTGGCGCATCACGGGGTGCTGTTCCTCGACGAGCTTCCGGAGTTCCGGAAGAACGTCCTGGAGGTGCTGCGACAGCCGCTGGAGGAAGGAGTCATCCACCTGGCGCGGGCGACGCAGCACATCACCTATCCGTGCCGCGTCATGCTGGTCGCGGCGATGAACCCCTGCCCCTGTGGCTACTTCAACGTCCCGGGGCACAAGTGCACCTGCCGCGAGCACCGCGTCTTTGACTATCACACGCGCATCAGCGGGCCGTTGCTGGACCGCATCGACATCACCGTGCAGACGCGGCCGGTGGAGTACCACCACCTCGCGGCGAAGACGCCGGAGCAGCCGAGCCAGTACTACCGGGAGCGCGTCCAGGCCGCGCGCGAGCGGCAGCGCGTCCGCTTCCAGGACATGCCGGGCGTACATTGCAACGCACAGATGCCGTCACATCTGCTGCGCCGCTTCTGCGCGCTGTCTCCCAAGGCTGAGAAGGAATTGAAGAAAGCGGTTCAGCAACATGGCCTGTCCGCTCGGGCGCACGACCGCATCCTCAAGCTGGCGCGGACCCGCGCGGACCTGGAGGACCACGCACGTATCGAGGACGTGGACCTGCTGCTCGCCGTCGACTGCCGGATGCTGGACCGCCGGGGCTGGCTGCAGACCAATACCCAGGGCGCGGCGAGTTCACCCCTCCCCTCGCCTGTCAGGCACCAGCCTTCCGAGAACGGCGGGAGCCACGACTTCCCGCCCTACCCGAGCTGA
- a CDS encoding ExbD/TolR family protein has protein sequence MGMSAGPKGGIKSEINVTPLVDVVLVLLIIFMVVTPMLQRGKSVELPKATEIEKEGKEADPLILSITPDKKMFVENDEVDEKGLQEKIAAELVKDPGKKILLKGDNALNVGDVRKVLDTARKAKAKQIALGVEEKK, from the coding sequence ATGGGAATGTCAGCAGGCCCCAAAGGGGGCATCAAGAGCGAGATCAACGTCACGCCCCTGGTGGACGTGGTGTTGGTGCTCCTCATCATCTTCATGGTCGTGACGCCCATGCTCCAGCGCGGCAAGTCCGTGGAGCTGCCCAAGGCCACGGAGATCGAAAAGGAAGGCAAGGAAGCCGACCCGCTGATCCTCTCCATCACCCCGGACAAGAAGATGTTCGTGGAGAACGATGAGGTCGACGAGAAGGGGCTCCAGGAGAAGATCGCCGCCGAGCTGGTGAAGGATCCAGGCAAGAAGATCCTCCTGAAGGGCGACAACGCCCTGAACGTGGGCGATGTGCGCAAGGTTCTGGACACGGCCCGCAAGGCGAAGGCGAAGCAGATCGCCCTGGGTGTCGAGGAGAAGAAGTAA
- a CDS encoding MotA/TolQ/ExbB proton channel family protein has product MQFTLLDIWHHTGLFARMIIFTLAIMSVASLVVMAERIIVFRKTRSDSRNFAAKMGAILAKGDLTTAANTNLGKDVGHLGRVINSGLTAYRISPGNKDLAVESVARALERQAQREVQSLKRGLGLLATVGSTAPFVGLLGTTMGIVNAFQLMAAAGSGGLATISAGISEALITTAFGLLVAIPAVMAYNFLQGWVDARSVDISESSNEFLDVVARHVGGGSHAA; this is encoded by the coding sequence ATGCAATTTACCCTGCTCGATATCTGGCACCACACGGGCCTCTTCGCCCGCATGATCATCTTCACCCTCGCCATCATGTCGGTGGCGTCGCTGGTCGTCATGGCGGAGCGGATCATCGTCTTCCGCAAGACCCGTTCGGACAGCCGCAACTTCGCCGCCAAGATGGGCGCGATCCTCGCGAAGGGCGACCTGACCACGGCAGCGAACACCAACCTGGGCAAGGACGTGGGCCACCTGGGCCGCGTGATCAACTCCGGCCTGACGGCGTACCGGATCAGCCCCGGAAACAAGGACCTGGCGGTGGAGTCCGTGGCCCGCGCGCTGGAGCGCCAGGCGCAGCGTGAGGTGCAGAGCCTCAAGCGTGGCCTGGGCCTGCTGGCCACCGTCGGTTCGACGGCCCCGTTCGTCGGTCTGCTCGGCACCACGATGGGTATCGTGAACGCCTTCCAGCTCATGGCGGCCGCGGGTTCGGGTGGTCTGGCGACCATCTCCGCCGGTATCTCCGAGGCGCTCATCACCACGGCGTTCGGTCTGCTCGTGGCGATCCCCGCGGTTATGGCCTACAACTTCCTGCAGGGCTGGGTGGATGCCCGCTCCGTGGACATCTCCGAGTCCTCCAACGAGTTCCTGGACGTGGTGGCGCGGCACGTGGGCGGCGGTTCGCACGCGGCCTGA
- a CDS encoding ExbD/TolR family protein, protein MSRGHKQRQWVKPASAPNSEINVTPLVDVVLVLLIIFMVVTPLLEKDILVRVPETEVEENQPPPEPDDQQIVVQVDKAGAYSINTEQIPASDYIPRLKRMLNAKKPDEKVVFFMADDAANYGKLVVALDGARAAGAKILGMATELPQNAVIQGTQTTPDGAAPAPAPAPTP, encoded by the coding sequence ATGTCCCGAGGACACAAGCAGCGTCAGTGGGTCAAGCCCGCGTCCGCGCCGAACTCGGAGATCAACGTCACGCCCCTGGTGGACGTGGTGCTGGTGCTCCTCATCATCTTCATGGTGGTGACGCCCCTCCTGGAGAAGGACATCCTCGTCCGGGTCCCGGAGACGGAGGTGGAGGAGAACCAGCCGCCGCCGGAGCCCGATGATCAGCAGATCGTCGTGCAGGTGGACAAGGCCGGTGCCTACTCCATCAACACGGAGCAGATCCCCGCGTCGGACTACATCCCTCGCCTCAAGCGGATGCTGAACGCCAAGAAGCCGGACGAGAAGGTCGTCTTCTTCATGGCGGATGACGCGGCGAACTACGGCAAGCTGGTGGTGGCGCTCGACGGCGCCCGCGCCGCGGGAGCGAAGATCCTGGGCATGGCCACCGAGCTTCCGCAGAACGCGGTCATCCAGGGCACGCAGACCACGCCGGACGGTGCGGCGCCCGCGCCCGCCCCCGCGCCGACTCCCTGA
- the recA gene encoding recombinase RecA: MSKLTEKLKAVAAAVASIEKQFGRGAVMTLGADAPEQKVAVIPTGSVGLDRALGVGGYPRGRVVELFGNESSGKTTLTLHAIAQVQAVGGVAAFIDAEHALDLSYARKLGVRTEELLVAQPDTGEQALEITEQLVRSGAVDLIVVDSVAALVPRAEIEGEMGDAHMGVQARLMSQALRKLTGAVSRSGTCIIFINQVRMKIGVMFGNPETTTGGNALKFYASVRMEIRRTGNLKEGDAVVGSRARVKVVKNKLAPPFQEAEFDVLYGTGIHRAAEVLDLAVGAGVVEKSGSHFSLRGERIGQGRERACEWLREHPDVLEALARDLVGTTAPSVPSASAEAA; encoded by the coding sequence ATGAGCAAGCTGACGGAGAAGTTGAAGGCAGTGGCGGCGGCGGTGGCGTCCATCGAGAAGCAGTTCGGCCGGGGGGCGGTGATGACGCTCGGCGCGGACGCACCGGAGCAGAAGGTGGCGGTCATCCCCACGGGCTCGGTGGGGTTGGACCGGGCGTTGGGCGTGGGGGGCTATCCGCGAGGCCGCGTGGTGGAGCTGTTCGGCAACGAATCCTCCGGCAAGACGACGCTCACCCTGCATGCCATTGCCCAGGTGCAGGCCGTCGGAGGCGTGGCGGCCTTCATCGACGCGGAGCACGCGCTGGATCTGTCCTACGCGCGCAAGCTGGGGGTGCGCACGGAGGAACTGCTCGTGGCGCAGCCGGACACCGGGGAGCAGGCGCTTGAAATCACCGAGCAGCTCGTGCGCTCCGGCGCCGTGGACCTCATCGTGGTGGACTCGGTGGCGGCGCTGGTGCCCCGCGCGGAAATCGAAGGGGAGATGGGGGACGCGCACATGGGCGTCCAGGCGCGGCTGATGAGCCAGGCGCTGCGGAAGCTCACTGGCGCCGTGAGCCGTTCGGGCACCTGCATCATCTTCATCAACCAGGTCCGCATGAAGATTGGCGTGATGTTCGGCAACCCGGAGACGACGACGGGTGGCAACGCGCTGAAGTTCTACGCGTCGGTGCGGATGGAGATCCGCCGCACGGGCAACCTCAAGGAGGGCGACGCGGTGGTGGGCTCGCGGGCCCGCGTGAAGGTGGTGAAGAACAAGCTGGCGCCCCCGTTCCAGGAGGCGGAGTTCGACGTGCTCTACGGCACGGGCATCCACCGCGCCGCCGAGGTGCTGGACCTGGCGGTGGGCGCGGGCGTGGTGGAGAAGTCGGGCAGCCACTTCAGCCTGCGGGGTGAGCGCATCGGCCAGGGCCGCGAGCGGGCGTGCGAGTGGCTGCGGGAGCACCCGGACGTCCTGGAGGCCCTCGCCCGGGACCTGGTGGGAACCACGGCGCCGTCCGTGCCGTCCGCGTCCGCCGAGGCGGCCTAG
- a CDS encoding energy transducer TonB, with amino-acid sequence MFDSVLDRGQGPRSRFGVGAGVSTVLHVGLLGLVAYLSTRPPPVEEKEVEVTLKATMAPPPPPPPPPPPASKPKTEKKVTPKKPKDMIVQPKEIPQQKPQETEEAPEPEEEASESEVEGGVEGGVAGGVVGGVVGGVIGGVVGGQLGGTGTDVLAFGQGMTRPEKIAGPEVSYTREALEARVQGLMIVKCVITTEGKVERCRTIKPLPHMEQAVMDVLTASRYKPVTFQGRPVEVQYTFNFNLKLPR; translated from the coding sequence ATGTTCGATTCAGTCCTTGACCGCGGGCAAGGACCCAGGTCGCGCTTCGGCGTGGGTGCTGGCGTTTCCACGGTGCTCCACGTCGGCCTGCTGGGTCTTGTGGCCTATCTCTCCACGCGCCCGCCTCCCGTGGAGGAGAAGGAGGTCGAGGTCACGCTGAAGGCCACCATGGCGCCGCCTCCGCCGCCTCCGCCTCCGCCTCCTCCGGCGTCGAAGCCGAAGACGGAGAAGAAGGTCACGCCCAAGAAGCCCAAGGACATGATCGTCCAGCCGAAGGAGATCCCGCAGCAGAAGCCGCAGGAGACCGAGGAGGCGCCGGAGCCTGAAGAAGAGGCGAGCGAGTCCGAGGTCGAGGGTGGCGTCGAAGGCGGCGTCGCTGGCGGTGTGGTGGGTGGCGTGGTCGGCGGTGTGATCGGCGGCGTGGTGGGCGGCCAGCTGGGTGGAACGGGCACGGACGTGCTGGCGTTCGGCCAGGGCATGACGCGTCCCGAGAAGATCGCGGGTCCCGAAGTCTCCTATACGCGTGAGGCGCTCGAGGCGCGCGTGCAGGGTCTGATGATCGTGAAGTGCGTGATCACGACCGAGGGAAAGGTCGAGCGCTGCCGCACGATCAAGCCGCTCCCGCACATGGAGCAGGCCGTGATGGACGTGCTCACCGCCTCACGTTACAAGCCGGTCACGTTCCAGGGCAGGCCGGTGGAAGTTCAGTACACGTTCAACTTCAACCTGAAGCTGCCGCGCTGA
- a CDS encoding TonB-dependent receptor — MQVKQVLRETGVVLAAGLLYGSAAFAQSSVIIGTVINTEDKKPAADVVVTATSPNLQGEQTVVTDAQGNYRIPQLPPGTYTLRFEKESFKPFARPEIQLLLNRTIRVNVELLPESFSSTETIVGAPPTIDVGSTNQGVNVDQEFIKRIAVARPVGKGGATRSFESLAELAPGAQSDQYGVSINGTTSPENGYVVDGLSTNDPAFGVNASPLSIEFVQDVNIITGGYMPEFGRSTGGVINAVTRSGSNEFHGSVFANWTPGALEGNRKLVIEDGTTVTGLNALSNLGDFGATLGGPILKDKLWFFAGFAPSFQRYEHTRALNAFTLDDDGAVAKDANGFSVVQQIPGSERTYFADSRTIQFMGKLTYLINQDHNVSFALNGTPTVSGGLGKLQISPRSGGLPAAQNSRPEDIGQTENRANTTALALKYAGAFMDKKVLVDANLGWFHQTASTPPADGSAIGATNGLAGYALAQYTRTRPLTQFENVPNAEEYCGTSAAEQALRCPATNYYVGGPGFMSEATLDRYQINAKATYLLNAAGTHVFKAGVDTEFLTFDQKKAYSGSVFLQESSGTVNGRRIWVDNRRYGYQTAPDTPVFETLQQSSTSGTTIGGFLQDSWSIANRVTLNLGVRYDVQSMYGGDGNLALKLGNQWSPRIGAVVDPFANGRAKLFVNFARYYEQVPLNMMDRAFPGERRFSARRYLAEPGAAGGCDPSTLEGQRGNCASDAFIAPRAENTANANQLYSGGLVQSEPVDPDIEPQSSDEFVVGGEYELLANTRLGATYTHRDMNKVIEDMSRDDGNTYFLGNPGSGFAKEFPTPQRDYDAVTVYLNRTFTDGWLAQASYTWSRLYGNYPGLFRPENNQLDPNILADFDLIALLNNRSGLLPFDRTHAIKVFGAKEINISNALSASIGLSYRGNSGTPISYLGAYPGYGQDETFILPRGSGGRTPWINSIDSNVGVNYRVSKDSVVSFTLDVFNLFNFQGVDSVDESYTFSQVLPVYDAKTKTSGTVADLPSDGNEGKVLRADGSGEFLPADEVNKNYKNPDRYQAPRQIRFGVRYTF; from the coding sequence ATGCAAGTGAAACAAGTACTTCGGGAAACCGGAGTCGTCCTTGCTGCGGGTCTGTTGTACGGATCCGCGGCTTTCGCGCAGTCCAGCGTCATCATCGGCACTGTCATCAATACTGAGGACAAGAAGCCGGCAGCCGATGTCGTTGTGACCGCCACCTCGCCCAACCTGCAGGGCGAGCAGACCGTGGTTACCGACGCACAGGGTAACTACCGTATTCCCCAGCTCCCGCCGGGCACGTATACGCTGCGGTTCGAAAAGGAGTCGTTCAAGCCTTTCGCCCGCCCTGAAATCCAGCTGCTGCTCAACCGCACCATCCGCGTGAACGTGGAGCTGCTCCCTGAGAGCTTCTCGTCGACGGAGACCATCGTTGGCGCCCCGCCGACGATCGACGTCGGTTCGACGAACCAGGGCGTCAACGTCGATCAGGAGTTCATCAAGCGCATCGCGGTGGCCCGTCCGGTCGGCAAGGGCGGCGCGACGCGCTCGTTCGAGTCCCTGGCCGAGCTCGCCCCGGGCGCCCAGTCCGACCAGTACGGCGTGTCCATCAACGGCACGACCTCGCCTGAGAACGGCTACGTGGTGGACGGTCTGTCCACGAACGACCCGGCCTTCGGCGTGAACGCCAGCCCGCTGAGCATCGAGTTCGTGCAGGACGTGAACATCATCACCGGCGGCTACATGCCGGAGTTCGGTCGCTCCACGGGCGGTGTGATCAACGCGGTGACCCGGTCGGGCTCCAACGAGTTCCACGGCTCCGTGTTCGCCAACTGGACGCCGGGCGCGCTGGAAGGCAACCGCAAGCTGGTCATCGAGGACGGCACCACGGTCACCGGCCTGAACGCCCTGAGCAACCTGGGCGACTTCGGCGCGACCCTCGGCGGCCCCATCCTCAAGGACAAGCTCTGGTTCTTCGCCGGCTTCGCGCCGTCGTTCCAGCGCTACGAGCACACCCGCGCCCTCAACGCCTTCACGCTGGATGACGACGGCGCGGTGGCGAAGGATGCGAACGGCTTCAGCGTCGTCCAGCAGATCCCGGGTTCCGAGCGGACGTACTTCGCGGACTCCCGCACGATCCAGTTCATGGGCAAGCTGACGTACCTCATCAACCAGGACCACAACGTGTCGTTCGCCCTGAACGGCACCCCGACCGTGTCGGGTGGTCTGGGCAAGCTGCAGATCAGCCCCCGCTCGGGCGGTCTGCCGGCCGCGCAGAACTCGCGTCCGGAGGACATCGGCCAGACGGAGAACCGCGCGAACACCACGGCGCTCGCCCTCAAGTACGCGGGCGCGTTCATGGACAAGAAGGTCCTGGTCGACGCCAACCTCGGTTGGTTCCACCAGACCGCGTCCACGCCTCCGGCGGACGGCAGCGCCATCGGCGCGACCAACGGCCTGGCGGGCTACGCCCTGGCGCAGTACACCCGCACGCGTCCCCTGACGCAGTTCGAGAACGTCCCGAACGCGGAAGAGTACTGCGGCACGTCCGCGGCCGAGCAGGCCCTGCGCTGCCCGGCGACGAACTACTACGTCGGCGGCCCTGGCTTCATGTCCGAGGCCACCCTGGATCGCTACCAGATCAACGCGAAGGCCACGTACCTGCTGAACGCGGCCGGCACGCACGTCTTCAAGGCGGGCGTGGACACGGAGTTCCTGACCTTCGATCAGAAGAAGGCCTACTCCGGTAGCGTGTTCCTCCAGGAGAGCAGCGGCACGGTGAACGGCCGCCGCATCTGGGTGGACAACCGTCGCTACGGCTACCAGACGGCCCCGGACACCCCGGTGTTCGAGACCCTGCAGCAGTCCTCCACGAGCGGCACCACCATCGGTGGCTTCCTCCAGGACAGCTGGTCCATCGCGAACCGCGTCACCCTGAACCTGGGCGTGCGCTACGACGTGCAGTCCATGTACGGCGGCGACGGCAACCTGGCGCTGAAGCTCGGCAACCAGTGGTCGCCCCGCATCGGCGCCGTGGTGGATCCGTTCGCCAACGGCCGCGCGAAGCTGTTCGTCAACTTCGCCCGGTACTACGAGCAGGTTCCGCTCAACATGATGGACCGCGCCTTCCCGGGTGAGCGCCGCTTCAGCGCGCGTCGCTACCTGGCGGAGCCGGGCGCCGCGGGCGGCTGCGATCCTTCCACCCTGGAAGGCCAGCGCGGCAACTGCGCGTCCGACGCGTTCATCGCGCCGCGCGCGGAGAACACCGCGAACGCGAACCAGCTCTACTCTGGCGGTCTGGTGCAGAGCGAGCCGGTCGATCCGGACATCGAGCCCCAGTCCTCCGACGAGTTCGTGGTCGGCGGCGAGTACGAGCTCCTGGCGAACACCCGCCTGGGCGCGACGTACACGCACCGCGACATGAACAAGGTCATCGAGGACATGAGCCGCGATGACGGCAACACGTACTTCCTCGGCAACCCCGGCAGCGGCTTCGCCAAGGAATTCCCGACCCCGCAGCGTGACTACGACGCGGTCACCGTCTACCTGAACCGCACGTTCACGGACGGCTGGCTGGCGCAGGCGAGCTACACGTGGTCCCGCCTGTACGGCAACTACCCCGGTCTGTTCCGTCCGGAGAACAACCAGCTCGACCCGAACATCCTCGCGGACTTCGACCTGATTGCCCTCCTGAACAACCGCTCGGGTCTGCTGCCCTTCGACCGCACGCACGCCATCAAGGTGTTCGGCGCCAAGGAGATCAACATCTCCAACGCGCTGTCCGCGAGCATCGGTCTGTCCTACCGCGGCAACTCCGGCACGCCGATCAGCTACCTCGGCGCGTACCCGGGCTACGGCCAGGATGAGACGTTCATCCTGCCGCGCGGCAGCGGCGGTCGCACCCCGTGGATCAACAGCATCGACTCCAACGTGGGCGTGAACTACCGCGTGAGCAAGGACAGCGTGGTGTCCTTCACCCTGGACGTGTTCAACCTCTTCAACTTCCAGGGCGTGGACAGCGTGGACGAGTCCTACACGTTCTCGCAGGTCCTCCCGGTCTACGACGCGAAGACCAAGACCTCGGGCACCGTGGCCGACCTGCCGTCTGACGGCAACGAGGGCAAGGTTCTGCGCGCGGACGGCTCCGGCGAGTTCCTGCCGGCCGACGAAGTGAACAAGAACTACAAGAACCCGGACCGTTACCAGGCCCCGCGGCAGATCCGCTTCGGTGTCCGGTACACGTTCTAA